A single window of Leptolyngbya ohadii IS1 DNA harbors:
- the crtR gene encoding beta-carotene hydroxylase: MSEAVQPLTVPREFLGAPGAWNPTLLMFLVSVTLVILSTIGYWCWHVPDWICFCANVLALHMVGTVIHDASHNVAHRNRIMNAVLGHGSALLLGFSYPVFTRVHMQHHANVNDPDNDPDHYVSNGGPLWLIAARFFYHEIFFFKRRLWRKYELLEWAIARLIVISVVVLAIHYHFLGYVFNFWFTPAGVVGLALGLFFDYLPHRPFQERDRWKNARVYPNPILNVLIMGQNYHLIHHLWPSIPWYKYQGAYRATKPLLDAKGCHQTLGLLKSGKDFWHFVYDALLGIHFHGHSAPVEALEGAAAELHEVTELHEMTIEAGTRGGDSSRMATVDGSHSSHKSAA, encoded by the coding sequence ATGTCGGAGGCAGTTCAGCCCCTGACTGTACCGAGGGAGTTTTTGGGCGCGCCGGGAGCATGGAACCCCACGCTGCTCATGTTCCTGGTTTCAGTAACCCTGGTAATCCTATCCACGATCGGGTACTGGTGCTGGCACGTCCCGGACTGGATTTGCTTCTGTGCGAACGTTCTGGCGCTGCACATGGTAGGTACGGTTATCCACGACGCATCGCACAATGTTGCCCACCGGAATCGCATCATGAATGCCGTCTTGGGTCATGGAAGCGCTCTGCTGCTAGGCTTTTCCTACCCGGTGTTTACCCGCGTTCACATGCAGCACCATGCCAACGTCAACGACCCCGATAACGATCCTGACCATTACGTGTCTAATGGCGGTCCCCTGTGGCTGATAGCAGCCCGCTTTTTCTATCACGAAATCTTTTTCTTCAAGCGGCGGCTCTGGCGCAAATACGAGCTGCTGGAGTGGGCGATCGCTCGTCTGATCGTCATCAGCGTGGTAGTCCTAGCAATTCACTATCACTTTCTAGGCTACGTTTTCAACTTCTGGTTTACCCCGGCAGGCGTAGTGGGTTTGGCGTTAGGGCTGTTCTTTGACTATTTGCCCCACCGTCCCTTTCAGGAGCGCGATCGCTGGAAGAATGCCCGCGTATATCCCAATCCCATTCTCAACGTGCTGATTATGGGGCAGAACTACCACCTGATCCATCATCTGTGGCCCTCAATTCCCTGGTACAAATATCAGGGTGCCTACCGGGCAACCAAGCCGCTGCTGGATGCAAAAGGCTGTCATCAAACCCTGGGACTGCTGAAGAGCGGCAAGGACTTCTGGCACTTCGTCTATGATGCGCTTCTGGGAATTCACTTCCACGGGCACTCTGCGCCGGTTGAAGCCTTGGAAGGGGCTGCTGCGGAGTTACATGAGGTAACGGAATTGCACGAGATGACGATCGAAGCAGGGACACGCG
- a CDS encoding tetratricopeptide repeat protein — protein MNIRTFASQTKKTSAKQSSQRDNRTSRPTGANRLNPDLTPATTRRWYRFGKKLQESHAVCPQSSFNRAAQSQLLRQEALGQAQQGNFEVAVALFSELIEQYPDSASDYSNRGLVYFQGGQFEAAIADYNRAIELNPLLDSAYNNRANYYASQGQFLEAILDYDVALDLNPANVRVWINQGITFRELEMYERALESFELALCLGRLEGHIYAERGRTYHLWGDWNCALADYRRAIEHLPEAGKQSPNPSARLRHQVEGWTLELLHPSV, from the coding sequence ATGAATATACGCACTTTCGCGAGTCAGACTAAGAAAACGTCTGCAAAGCAGTCATCTCAACGAGATAATCGTACGTCCCGCCCCACTGGAGCAAATCGTCTCAATCCCGATCTAACCCCTGCTACTACAAGACGCTGGTATCGCTTCGGCAAAAAGCTTCAGGAGAGCCATGCTGTCTGCCCCCAGTCAAGCTTCAATCGGGCGGCACAGAGCCAGCTTCTACGGCAGGAGGCACTGGGACAGGCGCAGCAGGGCAATTTTGAGGTTGCCGTTGCCCTCTTCAGCGAACTGATTGAACAGTATCCTGATAGCGCCAGCGACTATAGCAACCGGGGGCTGGTGTACTTCCAGGGCGGGCAGTTCGAGGCAGCGATCGCAGATTACAATCGGGCGATCGAACTCAACCCTCTGTTGGACAGCGCCTACAACAATCGCGCCAACTACTACGCTTCCCAGGGGCAGTTTTTAGAAGCCATTCTGGACTACGATGTTGCACTGGATCTCAATCCTGCCAACGTGCGGGTCTGGATTAACCAGGGAATCACGTTCCGGGAGCTGGAGATGTACGAGCGTGCCCTGGAAAGCTTTGAGCTTGCCCTCTGCCTAGGTCGTCTGGAAGGACACATTTATGCCGAGCGTGGACGCACCTATCATCTGTGGGGGGACTGGAACTGTGCGCTTGCGGACTATCGACGGGCGATCGAACACCTGCCCGAAGCCGGAAAGCAATCCCCCAATCCTTCCGCTCGCTTGCGTCATCAGGTTGAAGGCTGGACGCTGGAGCTGCTGCATCCCTCAGTTTAG
- the nrdJ gene encoding ribonucleoside-triphosphate reductase, adenosylcobalamin-dependent, with translation MVQDLERNRTVQPFPEAAPAANPVFFRTYSRRGEKAANLRESWDEVCDRTLRGIVELGKLTPEEADLLRRMQRELKSLSSGRWLWVGGTAWIEKPENFSGAYNCTSTNVTDWRAFGLMMDLAMMGCGTGAILEPKYLSLLPAIRNVLSVKMQGEIGATPPEVRQDETTIEINGSQVLIRVGDSRKGWVDSYQTLLELSTDERFTGTVEVTIDLSSVRPAGERLKGFGGMANPIRLPALYDRCASILNKAVGRQLTSVECCLLIDEAAACVVAGNIRRSAGMRQFDADDQLGATAKDNLWMQDAEGNWRIDPERDVLRMANHTRVFHRKPTLEECTDAVRKQFYSGEGAIQFAPEAIARSNADLLKTAELKSEFLKVYEQGNGAEWIQQQVPGISDEELQHRLGRYGLNPCGEILGENFHCNLAEVHLNQLDPNNLEDQEAAFTAAALSVAALLNHQFQEPRYRYSRSIDPIVGVSFTGLFDFFVQAFGVEWLNWWEQGRPDTMTGLKFKEREKEYLTRWKEIVHRVVWDYCDRHGLQRPNRCTTVQPAGTKSLLTSASPGWHPPKAQRFIRRITFRKNDPVALACLEYGYKIVPSQSDKDEQGRLLDNPFDPRCTEWLVEIPVEVPWANIPGADRVEISKFNALAQMDFYMQVQRHYTTHNTSATIELRESEVEALAQRIYETIQNDEGYISAALLARFDDHQTFPRLPFEPISKEEFDRLSREVLERRQTDDFHYALSRYDSGELSEAGPAGCDSDKCMMPEVKVEK, from the coding sequence ATGGTTCAAGACCTCGAACGCAACCGCACCGTTCAACCGTTCCCTGAAGCGGCTCCCGCTGCCAATCCTGTGTTTTTCCGCACCTATAGCCGTCGCGGTGAAAAGGCGGCGAACTTGCGCGAATCCTGGGATGAGGTCTGCGATCGCACCTTACGGGGCATTGTCGAACTGGGCAAGCTCACCCCCGAAGAAGCCGATCTGCTGCGGCGGATGCAGCGAGAGTTAAAAAGTCTGTCCTCCGGTCGCTGGCTCTGGGTAGGTGGAACTGCCTGGATTGAGAAGCCCGAAAACTTCTCCGGCGCGTATAACTGCACCAGCACCAATGTCACCGACTGGCGTGCCTTCGGCTTGATGATGGATCTTGCCATGATGGGCTGCGGTACAGGAGCGATTCTGGAGCCGAAATATCTCTCTCTGCTTCCGGCAATCCGCAACGTCCTCAGCGTGAAAATGCAGGGCGAAATTGGCGCAACGCCTCCGGAAGTCCGGCAGGATGAAACGACGATCGAAATTAACGGCAGTCAGGTTTTGATTCGCGTGGGCGATAGCCGCAAGGGATGGGTGGATTCCTATCAAACTCTGCTGGAGCTTTCCACAGACGAGCGCTTTACTGGCACAGTCGAAGTCACGATCGACCTCAGCTCTGTGCGTCCAGCGGGTGAACGGCTGAAGGGATTCGGCGGAATGGCAAACCCAATTCGTCTACCTGCTCTGTACGATCGCTGCGCTTCTATCTTAAATAAAGCAGTTGGGCGGCAGTTAACTTCCGTAGAGTGCTGTCTGCTCATCGATGAAGCCGCTGCCTGCGTAGTAGCCGGAAACATTCGTCGCAGTGCGGGCATGAGGCAGTTCGACGCCGATGATCAGCTTGGCGCAACGGCAAAAGACAACCTGTGGATGCAGGACGCTGAGGGCAACTGGCGGATCGACCCCGAACGGGACGTTCTCCGCATGGCAAACCATACCCGCGTCTTCCACCGCAAACCCACCCTGGAAGAATGCACCGATGCCGTCCGCAAACAGTTCTACTCCGGTGAGGGGGCAATTCAGTTTGCACCAGAGGCAATCGCCCGCAGTAATGCCGATTTACTGAAAACGGCTGAATTAAAATCTGAATTTCTCAAAGTATACGAACAAGGTAACGGAGCAGAGTGGATTCAGCAGCAGGTTCCAGGAATTTCTGATGAAGAGTTGCAGCATCGGCTGGGGCGCTATGGATTGAACCCATGTGGCGAAATCCTGGGCGAAAATTTCCACTGCAACTTAGCAGAGGTACATCTCAATCAGCTTGATCCAAATAACTTAGAAGACCAGGAAGCTGCCTTTACTGCCGCTGCCCTCTCGGTTGCTGCCCTGCTGAATCATCAGTTTCAGGAACCGCGATATCGCTACTCTCGATCGATCGACCCGATCGTGGGCGTATCCTTCACCGGACTGTTTGACTTCTTTGTGCAGGCGTTTGGCGTCGAGTGGTTGAACTGGTGGGAGCAGGGTCGTCCCGATACAATGACGGGCTTGAAGTTCAAGGAGCGCGAGAAGGAGTACCTGACGCGCTGGAAGGAAATTGTGCATCGCGTCGTGTGGGATTACTGCGATCGCCACGGACTGCAACGTCCCAATCGCTGCACCACCGTCCAGCCTGCCGGAACCAAGTCGCTCCTGACTAGCGCAAGTCCGGGGTGGCATCCTCCCAAGGCACAGCGGTTTATTCGCCGGATTACCTTCCGTAAAAACGATCCGGTGGCGCTGGCTTGCCTGGAGTACGGCTACAAGATCGTTCCGTCTCAGTCGGATAAGGACGAACAGGGTCGCCTGCTCGACAATCCCTTTGATCCCCGCTGTACCGAATGGCTAGTCGAGATCCCCGTCGAAGTCCCCTGGGCAAATATTCCGGGAGCCGATCGCGTCGAGATCTCCAAGTTCAATGCCCTGGCGCAAATGGACTTCTATATGCAGGTACAGCGGCATTACACAACCCACAACACTTCCGCCACGATCGAACTCCGCGAATCCGAAGTTGAGGCACTGGCGCAGCGCATTTACGAAACCATCCAGAACGACGAAGGCTACATCTCTGCGGCACTGCTGGCACGGTTCGACGATCACCAGACCTTCCCCCGTCTGCCCTTCGAGCCGATTTCCAAAGAAGAGTTCGATCGCCTGAGTCGCGAAGTGCTGGAGCGTCGTCAAACAGATGACTTCCACTATGCCCTCAGTCGCTACGATTCGGGAGAACTCAGCGAGGCAGGTCCGGCAGGCTGCGACAGCGACAAGTGTATGATGCCTGAAGTCAAAGTCGAGAAGTAG
- a CDS encoding crossover junction endodeoxyribonuclease RuvC, giving the protein MTTFLDLNDCVILGIDPAIATIGFGVIRGCEALEYGVIKTPAKAPMYERLSQIHTDIKDLCEMVKPDVVAMEMPFFGRDNTNAGKVLRALGVIELALGEWGLKEVTFLHQSQVKAAVAQYGASKADIKQAVMHIFGLPKPPSPDDSADGLAIAYAAQCGARANVA; this is encoded by the coding sequence ATGACTACCTTCCTCGATCTTAACGACTGCGTTATTCTCGGCATCGACCCGGCGATCGCCACCATTGGCTTTGGGGTGATTCGCGGCTGCGAGGCATTAGAGTATGGCGTGATTAAAACTCCGGCAAAAGCCCCCATGTACGAGCGCCTGAGCCAGATTCACACAGATATTAAAGACTTGTGCGAGATGGTTAAGCCCGATGTGGTGGCGATGGAAATGCCCTTCTTTGGGCGTGATAACACCAATGCGGGAAAAGTGCTGCGGGCGCTGGGCGTGATTGAACTGGCATTAGGCGAATGGGGGCTGAAGGAAGTGACGTTTCTGCATCAATCGCAGGTGAAAGCTGCTGTTGCTCAGTACGGAGCCAGCAAAGCGGATATTAAGCAGGCAGTTATGCATATCTTTGGCTTGCCCAAACCTCCCTCCCCCGATGACAGTGCCGATGGACTGGCGATCGCCTATGCGGCTCAATGTGGAGCAAGAGCCAACGTCGCTTAG
- a CDS encoding jacalin-like lectin, with translation MSIVIKSFGGNNPFNRDGGSPFPIQPIKTLGVQTGDAVDALILNGRRYGGRGGRETEQLELGRDEYINKIVVRSDWNIDFLEFQTNKGRTINGGGRGGKKDELENIRVIGLGGRSGDLLDKISVRYISNYQESRLIGTGQLAITNIIPPGETIEESVSTEIARLVSITRIWELVFGQGIGASADIPLEAFKAKVASETNIKATTREEVKTEIRALVRTEQRRIFSPPPGFAGVEIAVVDVYQDGNFVWFFPTTSEVIPVSLEGFDSNFEAYDLTKVLAVQFPSMMARRVTMHSYDFYRAVPLIQLLPVERLKVLYGNSRIFSDVAQ, from the coding sequence ATGTCTATTGTCATTAAGTCTTTTGGTGGGAATAATCCTTTCAATAGAGATGGTGGTTCTCCATTTCCTATTCAACCAATTAAAACTTTAGGTGTACAAACGGGAGATGCCGTTGATGCATTAATTCTAAATGGAAGAAGGTACGGTGGACGTGGAGGTAGAGAAACGGAGCAATTAGAGCTAGGTCGTGATGAATACATCAATAAAATCGTAGTCAGATCTGACTGGAACATCGATTTTCTAGAATTTCAAACCAATAAAGGCAGAACCATTAATGGAGGAGGAAGGGGAGGAAAAAAAGATGAATTAGAAAATATTAGAGTGATAGGTCTAGGAGGAAGATCAGGAGATCTATTAGACAAAATTAGTGTCAGGTATATATCGAACTATCAGGAATCAAGGCTGATTGGAACTGGGCAATTAGCTATCACCAATATCATTCCTCCAGGTGAAACTATTGAGGAATCCGTTTCTACTGAGATTGCCAGACTAGTATCAATTACAAGAATCTGGGAACTTGTCTTTGGGCAAGGAATTGGAGCTAGCGCTGACATTCCCTTAGAAGCTTTCAAAGCAAAGGTAGCATCTGAGACCAATATCAAAGCAACAACCAGAGAAGAAGTGAAGACCGAAATTAGAGCTTTAGTTAGAACTGAACAAAGAAGAATTTTTTCTCCTCCTCCTGGTTTTGCTGGGGTAGAAATAGCGGTTGTAGACGTTTATCAAGATGGTAATTTTGTTTGGTTCTTCCCTACAACAAGTGAAGTAATCCCAGTGAGTTTAGAAGGATTTGATAGCAACTTTGAGGCATATGATTTAACCAAGGTCCTAGCAGTTCAATTTCCTTCTATGATGGCGAGACGAGTCACTATGCATAGCTATGACTTCTACCGAGCTGTTCCTCTGATTCAACTACTACCTGTAGAACGTCTAAAAGTCTTGTACGGAAACTCTAGAATCTTTTCAGATGTAGCCCAGTAA
- a CDS encoding response regulator transcription factor, whose protein sequence is MTGISLTAKECNNSTNFLKPFIISVSFALKEEIVMAQLLTQDYEQVLIFLQRLYAPSCLRDWSNYLPSAISKLIPADMPGICEVDFTQAQFVDGTSLPHMSDEYVQEVSNQYLPEHPFMAHYLRTRDCRAYKLSDFVNEQQLHLMEGLYQKFLRPIGIEEQLTLSLPHENPNTIDAIVLFRSERSFTERDRTILNLLLPHLMQARQTAHIFSQMEQHTQQLQNSLNVAGAVAISREGRIQLMTPKAEHWLQQYFPFKNLSQSLPEHLQRWVNYQKTLLAREEFLSKPRLPLKMEQDGKYLTARFVTDPNQDQYLLLLEEQRKQKLSREDFELLGLSKREAEVLYWVAKGKENSEIAEVLYVGVATIRKHLEHIYQKLEVKNRASAVVEALKRLGMLHCE, encoded by the coding sequence GTGACAGGAATCTCGCTTACAGCAAAAGAATGCAATAATTCCACTAACTTTTTGAAACCATTCATAATTTCAGTTTCTTTCGCGCTCAAGGAGGAAATCGTGATGGCGCAGCTTTTAACGCAGGACTATGAGCAAGTCCTGATATTTTTGCAAAGGCTGTACGCACCTAGCTGTTTAAGAGACTGGTCAAATTATCTGCCTTCGGCGATCTCCAAACTCATTCCGGCAGATATGCCCGGTATCTGCGAAGTTGATTTTACGCAAGCTCAATTCGTTGATGGAACATCACTTCCTCACATGTCTGATGAGTACGTTCAGGAAGTAAGTAACCAATATTTGCCTGAACATCCGTTCATGGCTCACTATCTGAGAACTAGGGATTGCCGAGCTTACAAGCTGTCGGACTTTGTGAATGAGCAACAGCTTCATCTCATGGAGGGGCTGTATCAAAAATTCCTCCGCCCAATTGGAATTGAAGAACAGCTAACTCTTAGCTTGCCTCATGAAAATCCCAACACTATAGATGCCATAGTTCTATTTAGAAGTGAGAGGAGCTTTACAGAGCGCGATCGCACAATTCTCAATCTGCTCCTTCCCCACTTAATGCAAGCCCGTCAAACTGCTCATATCTTTTCGCAAATGGAGCAGCATACTCAACAACTCCAGAATTCCCTGAACGTAGCTGGAGCGGTTGCCATTTCTAGGGAAGGGCGTATTCAACTGATGACTCCCAAAGCAGAGCATTGGCTTCAGCAGTATTTTCCATTCAAGAATCTCAGTCAGTCATTGCCAGAACATCTACAGCGATGGGTGAACTATCAAAAGACTTTATTGGCTAGAGAGGAGTTTCTCTCCAAGCCTCGGCTTCCCTTAAAGATGGAACAGGATGGCAAATATCTCACAGCACGCTTTGTCACTGACCCCAACCAAGATCAGTATCTGCTCCTTTTAGAAGAACAGCGAAAGCAAAAGCTGTCCAGGGAAGATTTTGAGTTGTTGGGCTTAAGTAAGCGAGAGGCTGAGGTTCTGTATTGGGTTGCCAAAGGCAAAGAAAATTCAGAAATTGCGGAAGTTTTATATGTTGGCGTGGCAACGATTAGGAAGCATCTAGAGCATATTTACCAAAAACTAGAGGTTAAAAATCGTGCTTCGGCGGTTGTGGAGGCATTGAAGCGTTTGGGCATGTTGCACTGCGAGTAG
- the gcvT gene encoding glycine cleavage system aminomethyltransferase GcvT: protein MADSTSNIALLKTLLHLRHLELKARMVPFSGWEMPVQYEGISKEHQAVRQTAGMFDISHMGKFVLQGKDLIDQLQTLVPSDLSRLQVGEAQYTVLLNDRGGIIDDLIIYYQGETPDGIQRITTIVNAATTEKDRTWLKDHLDLSQLEFTDLSPDKVLIAVQGPQAIAKLQPFVQEDLFQVKRFGHLEGTVLGMPGFLARTGYTGEDGYEVMVDPGVGEALWEELRSAGVVPCGLGARDTLRLEAAMALYGMDIDETTTPLEAGLGWLVHLDRKGDFMGRSVLEQQKQNGVQRRLVGLRTEGRNIARHGYPVQVEGSSIGEVTSGTLSPTLGYPIALAYVPAELAQVDRVLQVEIRGKSYPATVVKRPFYKSPSLS, encoded by the coding sequence ATGGCAGACTCCACTTCCAATATCGCCTTGCTGAAAACCCTGCTGCATCTGCGCCATCTGGAACTCAAAGCGCGAATGGTTCCCTTTTCGGGGTGGGAAATGCCCGTACAGTATGAGGGAATTAGCAAAGAGCATCAGGCAGTTCGGCAAACGGCAGGAATGTTTGATATCTCCCATATGGGCAAGTTTGTCTTGCAGGGCAAAGATCTGATTGACCAGTTGCAGACCCTTGTCCCTTCGGATTTGAGTCGGCTTCAGGTGGGCGAGGCGCAATATACGGTATTGCTGAACGATCGCGGCGGCATTATTGATGATCTGATTATCTACTACCAGGGCGAAACGCCAGACGGCATCCAGCGCATTACCACGATCGTTAATGCGGCAACGACGGAGAAGGACCGCACCTGGCTGAAAGATCATCTTGACCTGAGTCAACTTGAATTCACTGACCTTTCGCCCGACAAGGTATTAATTGCCGTTCAGGGACCGCAGGCGATCGCTAAACTTCAGCCCTTTGTGCAGGAAGACCTGTTTCAGGTGAAGCGGTTTGGGCACCTCGAAGGCACGGTGCTGGGGATGCCGGGATTTCTGGCGCGGACGGGCTACACGGGTGAGGATGGCTATGAAGTGATGGTTGATCCGGGGGTGGGTGAGGCATTGTGGGAGGAACTGCGCTCGGCGGGTGTGGTGCCCTGTGGACTGGGGGCGAGGGATACCCTGCGGCTAGAGGCGGCAATGGCACTTTACGGCATGGATATCGATGAAACGACCACTCCTCTAGAGGCGGGTTTGGGCTGGTTAGTGCATCTCGATCGCAAAGGGGATTTTATGGGGCGCTCGGTGCTGGAACAGCAAAAGCAAAACGGCGTTCAGCGGCGACTGGTGGGACTGCGAACCGAGGGACGCAACATTGCTCGCCACGGCTATCCGGTTCAGGTTGAGGGCAGCTCCATTGGTGAAGTCACCAGCGGCACCCTTTCTCCTACTCTGGGCTACCCGATCGCCCTGGCATATGTCCCGGCGGAACTGGCACAGGTCGATCGAGTCTTGCAGGTAGAAATTCGCGGCAAGAGCTATCCGGCTACCGTTGTGAAGCGTCCATTTTACAAGAGTCCTTCCCTGTCCTAA